Genomic window (Kribbella jejuensis):
GGAGGTACAGGCCGTAGAGCTCGGCGGCGACGAGGGCGCCGAGCGGGATGATCGGGTCGGGCCGGGCGAGAACGATCGCGGCCGGGGCCGTGCGGGCGCGGATCTGCTCGGCGAGCACGCTGGATGCGGAGCTCGAGCCGCGGCCGGATTCCATCAGCAGGATCCGCCCAGTGAGACTTGCGCCGCACTGCGGGTGATGCGTGTCGACGATCCGGCCGTCCGCGTCGGTACCGCCCCAGAACGACAGCGGTGTCGTGAGCCGGATCGGTCGGCCGGTCGCCGTACCCGGGTGCAACGTCCGTCCGATCATGCGTCGAGCACCACCTGTCCGGCGCGGGCGGAGGCGACGCATTCGGTGAGGGAGCCGAGGATCGCGTCGACGTCGATGTTGCCGGGCGCATAGTGCGCCCACTTGGCCGAGTTCGTCATCACGCGCTTCCAGGTCGGCTGCAGGATCGCGGTCACATACGTGCAGGTGTCGACGACGACGGTCACGCCGGCTCGCTCCAGGACAGCTAGCGTGTCGCCGAGCCGATCGCGGGTCGCGCGCGAGGTCGAGAGGTAGAACGGCAGCTTCAGCGGCGGTCCGTCGAGGAGCTGTGCCAGGCGGACGCATTCGTCGTACGACGCGTGCGGCGTACCGATGCTCACCGCATCCAACTGCGAGCCGGGCGCCGACAGCTCCCGCCTGACGTCCTGCAGATCTTCGACAATCCGCACCGGTAGACCGGCCAGGTCGGTCGGCGCTTCGGGTGTCACACCGACAACGTGGAACAACGCAACTCCCCCGGCCGACGCCGCCGCGGCACCGAGCGCCTTGAGCGAGTCCTCACTCACAGCTGACGGAATCCCAACCAGGACAGGGATATCGACCCCGACCACCGAGCCGATGTGGTGGCCGAGCAAGGGATACGTGAGCTCGGTGAACTCGCCGAGCGCCCGGCAGTCGAACACCAC
Coding sequences:
- a CDS encoding aconitase X swivel domain-containing protein, with amino-acid sequence MIGRTLHPGTATGRPIRLTTPLSFWGGTDADGRIVDTHHPQCGASLTGRILLMESGRGSSSASSVLAEQIRARTAPAAIVLARPDPIIPLGALVAAELYGLYLPVVVAPYDDIPDGTVLKVDAKPDRAIITW
- a CDS encoding aconitase X, which gives rise to MATLELTAEEEGMLSGRDGDGVALAMRVVVGQARILDAPRLVEITSAHVDSCLYHGQVSLDFAHRLVELGARTRVPTTLNVGSTDLVHPQLVRDQQLARAGRELMEAYVDLGCTPTFTCAPYQLPNRPRLGEHIAWAESNAIVFANSVLGARTDRYGDFLDVCAAITGRAPYAGLQTPQARRGTVVFDCRALGEFTELTYPLLGHHIGSVVGVDIPVLVGIPSAVSEDSLKALGAAAASAGGVALFHVVGVTPEAPTDLAGLPVRIVEDLQDVRRELSAPGSQLDAVSIGTPHASYDECVRLAQLLDGPPLKLPFYLSTSRATRDRLGDTLAVLERAGVTVVVDTCTYVTAILQPTWKRVMTNSAKWAHYAPGNIDVDAILGSLTECVASARAGQVVLDA